In Nostoc sphaeroides, the genomic window AAAGTGTTGGCTGTAGATGTTCAGCCTGAAATGTTGGAAATTATTGAGTTATTCAAAAAAGAGAAAAATATCACCAATATTGAGCCTATTTTGTCAACCCTTACTGACCCCAACTTACCATCTGAAAGTATCGATTTGGCGTTGATGGTAGATGCTTATCATGAACTAGAGTATCCCCAAGAAGTAATGCAAAGAATTGTGAAAGCACTTAAACCAGGTGGCCGGGTGGTGCTGGTTGAGTACCGGGGTGAAAATCCCTTTATTATGATTAAAGGTCTGCACAAGATGACTCAAAAGCAAGTCCGCAAAGAAATGCAAGCTGTTGGTTTGGTTTGGCGGGAAACTAAAAACTTGTTACCTCAACAGCATTTAATGGTATTTGAAAAACCTGATTTTAGCGCTTCTAGTTTACTCAAAAAAAATATGTACCAAGCCATAATAAAGTAAGACTCCTTGCCAGAGCAGAAAATCATGGTCAACCTATCACTCAAGCAACGAATTCCTCATTTAGAAAATGGCGATCGCCTCACTCGTTACGAATTTGAGCGCCGCTATCAAGCAATGCCCCGTCATCAAAAAGCAGAATTAATTGAAGGAGTTGTATACTTGGCATCCCCATTACGCTTTGAAAGTCATGCTGAACCACATGGCCATCTAATAGGTTGGTTGTGGACTTACCAAATTGCCACTCCTGGTGTGAGATTGGGAATTGAGCCAACAGTCCGCTTAGATCGAGACAATGAACCGCAACCAGATGGAGTACTATTAATCACACCAGCAGCTAACGGACAATCTCGTTTCAGCAATGATGATTATATAGAAGGTGTGCCAGAACTCGTAATAGAGATAGCAGCTAGCAGTGTTGCTATTGATTTACATGACAAGAAAAAAGTCTATGGTCGTAATGGCGTAAAAGAATACATTGTTTGGCAAATATTTGAAAACAAATTAGATTGGTTTAACCTACAACAAGGAGAATATGTCTCTTTAGAAGTAGAGGCAGATGGAATTATCAAAAGTCAAGTATTTCCTGGTTTGTGGTTATCAATGTCAAATTTGCTTGCTGGCAATATGCAGCAAGTATTGGCTGTGTTGCAGTTGGGATTAAATTCGCCAGAACATCAAATATTTGTGCAGCAGTTGTCTACAGAAGGAAGTTCGTAATTAATTGCACCATTAATTACAAATTACGAATTACGTTAGCGAAGCGGTAGCGAGTCATCGAGCGTCATTACGAATTACGAATTATCAGACTGGCGCTTTTGGTTACACTATCCCAAACAATCCAGTTAAAAGAATTATCTAAATCATCGGGGCTATTTGAAACTTTGAAATATAGCTTTTCTTCGCCTTTTCTTTCAATAGCAAAGTCGGCATTTTGAGCATAAACAACTATAAAACCTTTGTCTCGCAAGCAATACATCGCCCAGGCTTTCAATGATTGCTTGTATGGTTCGTGTGGAATTGGCGGTTTTGCGATTGTGTCTTCAATTACTTTAAATATTTGGGTGAGTTTCGCGGTCATAGTAGATTAACTAGTGTTTTTTCCAGAATTTTTCCTACTTTTGGCACATAAGAATCAATTATTATTATCCCCAAATTTTTTTCATATTGAGTACAAAACTAGGTAAAAAAGTTTCTCCAGAAAGTGTTTGAGGTGATTTTAAAATTTCCACATCTTGTCCTAGACGATAAATTTCAACTTCCTGTTTTTTTCGATTTATCAGCCAACCCAAACGACATCCATTTGACATATACTCATGCATTTTTCCTTGAACTTTTTTTAAAGTGTCAGATGGTGACATTATTTCAATTGTAAAGTCAGGACATAAAGGAATAAATTTTTCTCTTTGTTCTTTAGTCAAATTATCCCAACGAGATTTTTCAACCCAAGAAACATCAGGAGAACGGTCAGCCCCTGAAGGTAAAGTAAATCCAGTGGAAGAATCAAAAACTTCGCCTAGCTGCTTTTGTTCATTCCATGATGCCAATTGCAGAATTAAATTAACGTTACTTCTTCCAGTTTCTCCTCCCGTTGGTGGCATTATGACTAATTCTCCTTGAGAATTGCGTTCTAATTGTAAATCGGGGTTTTCTTCACACAACTGATAAAACTGCTCTCTTGTCAGTTTAAGAATCGAATTAAGGTTTAATGTCAGTGCTGTCATAGAAATATTTCCCGTTTTTTGCTGACAAATA contains:
- a CDS encoding class I SAM-dependent methyltransferase; its protein translation is MLNFLHFIVTLVVILSSLLLNPTLIAQAATSSSTVYEQRIIHSPDGIGKYYMGREIAKVMGYTGAGWLERPSREGEEQPTKIVNVLNLKPNDVVADIGAGTGYLSFRIAPLLTAGKVLAVDVQPEMLEIIELFKKEKNITNIEPILSTLTDPNLPSESIDLALMVDAYHELEYPQEVMQRIVKALKPGGRVVLVEYRGENPFIMIKGLHKMTQKQVRKEMQAVGLVWRETKNLLPQQHLMVFEKPDFSASSLLKKNMYQAIIK
- a CDS encoding Uma2 family endonuclease, which encodes MVNLSLKQRIPHLENGDRLTRYEFERRYQAMPRHQKAELIEGVVYLASPLRFESHAEPHGHLIGWLWTYQIATPGVRLGIEPTVRLDRDNEPQPDGVLLITPAANGQSRFSNDDYIEGVPELVIEIAASSVAIDLHDKKKVYGRNGVKEYIVWQIFENKLDWFNLQQGEYVSLEVEADGIIKSQVFPGLWLSMSNLLAGNMQQVLAVLQLGLNSPEHQIFVQQLSTEGSS
- a CDS encoding Uma2 family endonuclease; amino-acid sequence: MTALTLNLNSILKLTREQFYQLCEENPDLQLERNSQGELVIMPPTGGETGRSNVNLILQLASWNEQKQLGEVFDSSTGFTLPSGADRSPDVSWVEKSRWDNLTKEQREKFIPLCPDFTIEIMSPSDTLKKVQGKMHEYMSNGCRLGWLINRKKQEVEIYRLGQDVEILKSPQTLSGETFLPSFVLNMKKIWG